One region of Mycolicibacterium lutetiense genomic DNA includes:
- a CDS encoding ferredoxin: MPEDVSMTRVRLDADLCEGHALCIQLAPEVFDLSDDEVASAAQADGQWDQGTWDNVKSAVDACPRQAISLLNISTKGL; encoded by the coding sequence ATGCCCGAAGACGTGAGCATGACCCGGGTCCGGTTGGACGCCGACCTGTGCGAGGGCCATGCGTTGTGCATCCAACTCGCCCCTGAGGTGTTCGACCTGTCCGACGACGAGGTCGCCAGCGCTGCCCAGGCAGACGGACAGTGGGATCAAGGTACCTGGGACAACGTCAAATCCGCCGTAGACGCCTGCCCGCGTCAGGCGATCAGCCTGCTCAACATCAGCACGAAAGGCCTTTGA
- a CDS encoding cytochrome P450 yields the protein MTDFASVDYFADPAVAQDPYEYYEYLRSNGPVFAEPHHGVVAVTGYQEVMAAFKDHGSFSAVNAIGGLFPPLPFEPEGDDISEQIEAHRHLFPIHEHMVVMDPPQHERARSLLSKLLTPRRLKENEDYMWQLVDHQIDQLIDPSGAAGKCEFLSEYAKPFATSAIIDLLGVPEEDRPEFLAALGAERPEGNRVGALDGEPVGLDPLQYLDDKFAGYLAERRREPRGDVLSGMATATYPDGSTPELLEVVKPATFLFAAGQETVTKLLTAAVQTLGDNPEYQQMLRENPDGIPTFIEEALRMHSPTKIDFRLVRKTTTLGGVHLKAGTIVMLCLGAANRDPRKFDDPQAFRPDRKNVREHIAFGRGIHTCAGAPLARVEGQITVRRLLDRMRDITVDESAHGPAGQRNYAYEPTFLLRGLTELNITFTPA from the coding sequence ATGACCGATTTCGCTTCCGTCGACTACTTCGCCGACCCGGCCGTCGCCCAGGACCCGTACGAGTACTACGAATATCTGCGTAGCAACGGGCCGGTGTTCGCCGAACCACATCACGGTGTGGTGGCGGTGACCGGCTACCAGGAAGTCATGGCGGCCTTCAAAGATCATGGGTCGTTCTCGGCCGTGAACGCGATCGGTGGCCTGTTCCCGCCGCTGCCCTTCGAGCCCGAGGGTGACGACATCAGCGAACAGATCGAGGCGCACCGCCATCTGTTCCCGATCCACGAGCACATGGTGGTGATGGACCCGCCGCAGCATGAGCGGGCGCGCTCGCTGCTGAGCAAGCTGCTGACGCCGCGCCGGCTCAAGGAGAACGAAGACTACATGTGGCAGCTGGTCGATCATCAGATCGACCAGCTCATCGACCCCTCTGGTGCGGCTGGCAAATGCGAGTTCCTCTCGGAGTACGCCAAACCGTTCGCCACTTCGGCGATCATCGACCTACTGGGCGTTCCCGAGGAGGATCGCCCCGAATTCCTTGCCGCACTTGGTGCCGAGCGGCCCGAGGGCAACCGGGTGGGAGCACTCGACGGTGAGCCGGTGGGCCTCGACCCCCTGCAGTACCTCGACGACAAATTCGCCGGATACCTCGCCGAGCGCCGACGCGAGCCGCGTGGTGATGTGCTCTCCGGCATGGCTACCGCCACCTATCCCGACGGCTCGACACCGGAACTGTTGGAGGTCGTCAAGCCAGCCACGTTCCTGTTCGCCGCCGGGCAGGAGACCGTCACCAAGCTGCTCACCGCCGCGGTGCAGACCCTCGGGGACAACCCCGAATACCAGCAGATGCTGCGGGAGAACCCGGACGGTATCCCGACTTTCATCGAGGAAGCGCTGCGGATGCATTCACCGACCAAGATCGATTTCCGGCTGGTCCGTAAGACCACCACGCTCGGCGGCGTTCATCTGAAGGCCGGGACCATCGTGATGCTGTGCCTGGGCGCGGCCAACCGCGATCCCCGCAAGTTCGACGATCCCCAGGCGTTCCGTCCGGACCGCAAGAATGTCCGCGAGCACATCGCCTTCGGTCGCGGCATTCACACGTGTGCCGGTGCACCACTGGCGCGGGTGGAAGGCCAGATCACCGTCCGCCGCCTGCTGGATCGCATGCGTGACATCACCGTCGACGAGTCGGCACACGGCCCGGCCGGGCAGCGGAACTACGCCTACGAGCCGACGTTCCTGTTGCGGGGTCTCACCGAACTGAACATCACCTTCACGCCGGCCTGA